The Triticum dicoccoides isolate Atlit2015 ecotype Zavitan unplaced genomic scaffold, WEW_v2.0 scaffold155291, whole genome shotgun sequence genome segment ggtagataatttgacgcgtgaggtgcgccccaaaattcaactcatttgagcatctgagcagctctcggcaaaaaagacaaaatcagggtctgtaaaaatgtatactgttcacgcactgttttgacccgatttgtcttttttgccgagagctgctcagatgtccaaatgagttgaattttggagcgcgcctcacgcgtcaaattatctaccaccacaaaaaagtttggaattttttgaatttttctagtattgttTTTGAATTGTTTGCTgagagggagcagatgagcccgggcacTGTTTTGAGTTTTCCAACTTACTCCCTCtataaaaaaatataagagcgtgagtagtgatctaaacacttctATATTTCCTGACAGAGGGAGTAGAGTGTTTGACTCAAGACAAAGATATATGCGATTTAAATAGAAGTGAAGGGTGTATATACTTACAAGCTCTCCATAGGGACCTTGTCATTGGTGAGAAGGAGCAGAGGGGCAATGGAGATGCCGTCCTGGTCGGGCGTGAACCACTTGCACACGGGCGTGGGGCCGTACCGCCGGGCGTGCGTGCCTTCCTCCACCTCGCACGACACCACCTTGTAGGATGCCAGCAGGTGCAGCATGCGGTCGACCATGGCCGGCGCGTCCGGGTTGGTCGTCGGCGTCGGCAGCCGCGCGGCCACCTCAGACGGTGACAGCATCTTGCCGCCGGCGCCCATCAGGACCTCGAGCATGCCCAGCTCGATGGCGTTCTTGAGCGTCAGCGGCAGGAGAGCCGTGGAGGACAGCTGCATGGCGTAGATGCACGCCTCCTCCTCGACGGCAGCCATTTCCGCGGCCATGGAGCTCATTAGCTGCCTCCTCCGGCCGTTTGTGCGGCTGGTGGTACTAAGCGTAGCGTATTTGTGTTCTACCGAGGAGTCTGCTAGCTATGCTTATATAGATAGAGGTGTTGTTGAACCTTGTTGGATGTTGGCTTGGGcagtttgctttataatataaagcggggcgaaagcctttttcggtatataGATAGAGGTGCTGACACCCACCTACATGATGAAAATTACTAAGCGTGTAGCAAAGTGCACTGATAATATTTGAGATAGCATATGACTAATACACCTACAGCTTCATAGGGTTCTGTTCGGGCCGTGGTGTGCACTGTTGCACTGTGTCTACCCGGAGACAAAAGCACCAGGCTCACATGCTGGTAGCACCGTGTCGTGGCTCACTGGCATACAGAGCCACAATTAATTGTGATGAATTTTTCTGGGGCCTCCTGCTTTGGATGGTGGTGAGTGATGAGAGAATTTTCCCTGTTTAGCTAGAGGGGTTATCATCTACAAACTGTGGTGAAATTTTGCTCGGTGGTGCATGCAAAGGTTGAGAGAGAGTTCCTCCACCTTGAGGTCGAGGTCTTCTTTCCTCTTCCTTCACTCGCACGAGCTCCACCTTGTATACATGGCGGACAAGGCCATCGCATGTGAATGAGCGATCGAAACGTTGGGAGA includes the following:
- the LOC119344145 gene encoding flavone O-methyltransferase 1-like yields the protein MSSMAAEMAAVEEEACIYAMQLSSTALLPLTLKNAIELGMLEVLMGAGGKMLSPSEVAARLPTPTTNPDAPAMVDRMLHLLASYKVVSCEVEEGTHARRYGPTPVCKWFTPDQDGISIAPLLLLTNDKVPMESL